The nucleotide window CATGGTTCTTGAAAATCAAAGATTtgggtctctctctcccatctttgtttctttgtttccttaaacacccaaaaaaaaaatcgaattttTATTGatggaagagaagaagaggaagggtGACAGAGACCAAAGCCTCGAGATGGTCCTAATGAAATTAGCATCAAGAGCAAGTTCCTCTCTTATAAATCCCCATTCTGATTTCTGGGTTTGATCCAAAATTCCTTCTTGTCAATCTGTTCATTTTGTAAAAGTAGATGGAACATAGCAAGAATGGCTCAAGAAGACCAAACTCAAAAGTGTAGCAATACTAGTAGTGGTGCTAGTCTTGGCTTTGCAAGCATTACTAGATCTTCATCCAAAAAAACCAAGCAAAAAAAAGTGCCACAGAGAGGACTTGGTGTGGCACAGCTTGAGAAAATCAGGCTTGAAGATCAGCAAAAGAAAGCAGCAGCTGCTGTGATTTTGTCAACCCCATCTTCTTTATCCTCACCGACCAAATCCACATCCTCATCATGTCCTTCTGTCCCAATTAGACATTTTTATCACTCTAATCATAATCAACCACCCTCTTCAATCCCATTTCCTTCTCTACCATCACTAGATCTACCTTCACCAAACTCAATTTTCAGGCCACCATTAATTCCAACCCAGAACATTGATGTAATTAGGAAGCCAATTAGCACTGTTCCATTGggaaataacaataataataatggtgGTCATGGGTTTGAAATTCAGGGACATGGCAATAATAATGTTCCTAACTTGTGGAACCCTTGTGACTTCAATCTTGATCAGAAGGAGAGTTCTAATTCTGGGATTGATCCCGGATTGGCGTTTCGGTCTACTTTGAATTTGCCTTTTGAGTCCAACAACCCCATTTGGCCTCTCACCAATGTGCCACAAAGAACACAACCATATCATCAGcagcctcctcctcctcctccttcaatGGTAAGacattttttctttgtagTTTTTGacattgtttttaattattgggAAGAAGTAAACTTTTATGATCTCCTGCTTTTGATTATGTTGAGAAGGAATTTTGGTGTATGGAACTCTGCAGGTGAATGTGTCATCAGcaacttcatcatcatctgtACTAAACTTTCAGATAGAGCCCCCTTCAAACCAAAGCTATTACAGCAACTATACACCTATGTGGCCGGATGAAGAAAAGGTTTGTTCACCTCTATATTTAGTCAGATATGATCGTTTCTCTTTCCTGTCAAATTAAGTTAAATTTCGGAAATTTCTTACTAGTGTATCTATAAATGCTTCTTTTTCCTAGTGGAAATTAGTAGAAATTGTCAGTTAAAGGAATTGCAATGAGTGGGTTCTGATTGGATTCTGGAAATCCTAATTTAGATTTTGAAAATCTTCTTCTCTTGAAAGGAATGTTAGAAGCTGCAGAATTGTATTTCATTTCagtttgctttattttgttgtcTTAAACTTGGATTCAGCACAATTTGTTCTGTTAATGTGTGAGGAACCTGAGAGATTGGTCTTAATGCTGACTACCTTTGATATGTAGTAGATGGTTGGCATGAAGAGGCCATACCCCTTTTCTCTAGACAATCCACCAGGGCCCTCCATCAACTTTAAATTCCCTACTTTTGTTGCTCCTATGAGAGCAGATGAAGCAAGTTCATGTGGGAACAGATACACCTTCAATTTGGAGCCTTCAGGCAACCCAATTTTCAGGTTAGCTTTTCTTTATCTTCCAAAAATTGCACCGGTACATATGTATGCTTGCTCATGGTTTTCTTTGCACCATAATCAGAGAAGCCCCTTCATGCTCAACTTCAATTTCGGAGTCGAATTCAAGGAACAGCATTAAAGAAAATGGGAGTGTCAATGGAGATTTTCTCACCTTAGCCCCTCCTACAACCAGTAGTAGGACTTGTCCCAGCCCAAAGTTGAACCTCCCTTCAACTTATCTAGCGTTCCATAACCGCGAAGTCCCTGAGTTTGAATCATTTTCTTATCAAGTGAGATAAATCAACAGAAACTCACTTATAATTCACTAGTTTTGTTTAGTAATCTCATCTCATTTTCTAATTGTATTTTGTGTCTTTCTATTGAATTGTTAAAAGGGCAATGCAGAGGACACAAATTTCCAGCCAGGACCAAGCTTTTCACATCCACAACAAGCTTTCTACAGCTTCTTCCCACCAGCAAAGGCACAAATTGGAAGAGCAGCAACCACTATAAACAACAATTGTAATGGTGAACTAGGAGAAAGTGTGGATCTCAATTTGAAGTTATAAATCTGATCTTTGGCAGGCTAGTTGTTTCTCTCTGTGAACCATATTaggaaattcttttttttttttcttttttgctgcCCATAAATTTCAACATATCAGTAGGGTAGATATGTCTAAATTTGCATATGTAAGCTTCAGACTTGTGAAGGGTGAGAATTAGAAAAAAGACAGAGGAGATGCAGATCTGTCTGTTTGAGTGGTTACATATATATTCATGAAGCCAAATACCAGTGGTTGTTAACTTCTTGTGTGCCCTTGGGATTTTGGGGTTTTCTCTGAGTTATGTTTAGATTGTTTTGGTTGGTGGATGATGGATGACAGAGGCAGGCAGCACTGAGAGTTGCTAACAAACTTTTGCATGTGGTGGATTGTGGGAGGATCTGATTGTGCTTTGTCCTATCTTCTTTATTGTGGGCTCCACAGATCTGACCTTCATTATAGTTGCAAACGTTTGATGTAAGAGTTGTGGGCCATACAAGGAAAATCAGCTATCCAAGGCAGAACAGAAAGATAATAAGAGAACAAGCAAAGGTGTTCAATTGCTTAACATAAGCAGAACAGAAGAATGTTTCAATTGGAAAATTTGTCCAAAATCACTAATTATTCTGCACTAGATGAAAAGCAAGCACCCTGAAGATCTCATCAGTCTAAGACCAACCATAAACATAATCCAGGACATAAATGAGTGCCACGGAGAAGGGGTAAAGTAGGAAAGCGATTGAAGATGTCCAGAGAGGGAATACAGTGCGGAAACTGCTAAACACACCCATCACAATGCAGACAATGAGAATAACCAGGACTTCTGCTGAGAAGTCCCATTCTAATCCTCTGAAGTAAACCAGGGCCAAAAATACCGATAGGCAGAGGACGTTGTTCATGGTTGCCGATCCATACAACtgcaacacaacacaaagagGTAAAGAGGTCTTATTTCCGTACACAATGCAGTTGCCAGATGTTAgagttgaaaaagaaaaagaaaagagaagaaacatTCATGATGCAAAAAAGCTACTTGAGAAAAGATTTTGATATGTGAGTGCATTGTATTATGTCAATGGAGAAGCTAATCGAGTTAAAATGGACTAAGTTTTAAGTTCGATGTTTGGTGAACTTAACAATGATAAGACTGGACTATTAAATTGGAAAACTATAGAACATTAAGTGTAAAAACCTGAGAAAATGTCAGCGAGGCAGTTCTGATCTTTTTGCGGCTAGCGAACATTATTGCAGAGACAGCCTCACAAGAAGTAGCCAGAGGTAATGCAACAAATGAGATGAAGAAAGTTGGAATGCTTGTGGCACTTGAGAAGTTATCAACAACATCTATCAAGGGATCAGCAAATGCAGCCGCAATGAGAGTTCCTACCAACAACATCAGTCCTGCTTTGAAGGTCGTCCACTTGGGACTTTCAACACCTTCAATGATCTCATCGCTTTGACCACCTGCCCCGAGAAGATCGTGCTCTTGCTTTGTTCTCTGCCCATAAATTTCCAAGCAGTTATTGTTGGGAAGAATCCAAGGTCTTATAGCTTGGTATGCAAGGCTTAGAATTCCCAGTGAGAGAATATGAACTTTTGACACTTGTAGATTAGCATAATAAATTCTCGAAATTTTGGTAAGCATAACCTTACCGAGTGAAAGTCGAATAGAAATTTCATCGTGTGAGGATCATTGTTGGAAGAGTCATCTCCCGAACGCTTTGCCTCGTGAATCCATTTCGAGATACCAGTGAGGAACTCTTGAAGATCAATACGAGAATCGCAAGAAGTGTCAAATTCTTTCATCACTTTGTCCACAGCATCATCCCTATCCAACTGTATTTCATCAAACCGGATACCGACAATCATTGCTCTTAATTCAGAAGCTGAAATAGATCCATCTCCGTCCTGATCCATTGCATGAAACAACCTGACACAACATATAGTAAGAAAGCAAGAGTGATAACAACATCTCTAATAGAAAAGACAAGAGGCACAAAGAACAGACATGACTAAAATGCTCGTGCTTTTAAAAGCACTTTTAACTAGTGCTAGAAGTGCTTTTTCAGTTATCTGAAAATGGTTTTAAACCTTCTAAAACCACTTTTTGCTACTCCATTCCTGATACTAAGAGACAATACTAACTTTTTTATGATTTCTTCGTTAGGTTCACCATCTCCTTTAAGGAGACTTCCTAATGCGCGCGTCTTTAGATGTTGCAAGATTCCTGATATAACATGCTTGTGCTTTGCAAAAGCAATTCGTCTCCTCTGGATCCAAGGCTGAAACACCTGCACCAACAATTAAATATAAGAcaagtaaataaacaaatacgacTTTGCAACCAAAAACCGAACTTAAACGTATTTGTGAGGTCATGCAGAGTATGTAATTGCTGCATGAAAATCACAACTTACCTGATAAAGGCagtaagaaagaaatagtGCGACAGAGACAATGAGGGAAACCAAAACTGCTATGTCTTTTCCCAAGTTCGAATTGAGAAGCTGCGGTAGTTGAACAATAATGAAAGGGATGACAGATATAACCATAATCCGTGCAGCATAGCTAGTCCAGATATCAGTACTGACACCAGAACCTGCAATTACAAATAGCTTTACTTACAAATCAAACATTTCAAAGGGAGACAACGCATTATTGTGTCATGTAGACCCAGTGGCGGAGCTAGGATTCTTAGCATGGAGgggccaaaatttcaaaatcacttCCACATAGttttttcatcttcaactGGGAGGGCCATCACTAATCTAATTGCAGTAATTATATTGctatatcatatattttataatatattataagagattaaaaattaaatggggGGCTTGCTATGCCTCCACCCCTGCGTAGACCGGCTCATTACCTACAAATCACAGTCCGACACACATACATAAGTAACTCgtcaaaagaacaaaagaaaaatttatttacataTGTCAAACTACGATTTGTCTTTAACGAAAAAAGGGTTCCTTATGGACATACCAGTTAAGCTAAACCCTTTGGTATCTTTGTTATCAATTGCAACGGAGTTCTGAATATCGCATTTGCCAACAACAACACAGGAACCCCATATTAGTGTAAGAATCAATACAGTTGAACCAGCTAGCAACCCCATTCCAACTGAGACTTGGCTTTGAGCTGTTTCTGTACTCCCAGAAAGTCCAGATACTGAAAAGAATAGGCAATTTGAAGCTAATTATTAATTACCTGTACATACATAGGAAAACAAACCAAGGAATGAAAAGGAaaccttttttaatttttttttatttttataatattttttttttttttattaccaTGCGATATTCTATGCTGCTTTAAATTACAAACTACCttgaccaagaaaaaaaacaaacaaaaaactacGAAAGAGAATTTGAATTGAAGTACAAGGGAGCGACACATTGCTATGGCTAACTAGTTCTTGTTTCTTtcgtatttatttttcatctgAACTAAGATACCAAATAAGGCTTAACCGTGTTGGCTGGAGTGAATGCACTCCCCACCCTGCacctaaattcaaatttctctctccataATTTAGATTAGTTTAAACTAGATTATcacttgtaaaaaaaatatattattatccCAAACAAAGTCCAATGATTCCAGTTTCCAGACCATGTTCTACTaaacttttcattaaaaaaaaaaagtcattttcTAATCCCTGTGGGTGTGGCGTTTTGAAGAAAAGATAAGACCACTAATATGTAACAGTAATCACACtcatttttagttaaattttagctaaaaacatacaaaagctattttaggagctctttataaaattttaacttcAACCATACTCTCTAGTTTATGGACttataaatgctataactcttttttaattgatccATCactataaaaaatagttagcatgAATTAAAGGTTTAAAATACTCATAtaataaaacaacattaaattgtagggagccactaggaatcctttttctcttctcataTTTAGGAGCTCTTAGAAGTCTCCATATTTTAGGAAGTGGATAAGGAGCGTGGTTAAAGTTATATTTTTCCAAATCCTccttaaaatttgtctaaggaggTGATTTAAAAAGTCCATTATAGATGCTCTAAGTAAATGCATTTTTTCACTAAGCTTGACCTCGTTAAGTAGATGAGTCAAGTTTATCATAAGTTTGGGCTCGGTTGCGGTAAAAAGCCGAGGTGCGTGGAGTAcgagtttaaaaaaaataaaaaaaatcatatgagCCAAGCTTAAGCATAATTCTATGAGTTTTGTTTGGAAATTAAGCCGAACTTTAATATCAAGTAATATTTATCCGAAGGAAGCTTGATAACCTTAGTATTGGACTTGACTTTGACTCATTTCCACCCCATGTCTAAGCATATCACAAGTCAAATCTAATACACTCTCAAAAAAGTCGTCTTcttaatatgtttttttaatgaaaagcaAACAGagtggagaatgagagaggaagtagagagagagattcaccGAGAATGAGAATGGCATCGGGAAGCGAGCCGAGGATGGGGAGAAACAAGCCTCCCACAACGCCGGGGCCGAGAATCTCCAGCAACAGCTCGCTGCCATTGGAGAGGTACGTGGCCGCCAAGTACATTAAGTATCCGTACACCAAAATCAGGAACAGGTTCCCCAGAACGCTGCGGGTGCACGGTAAGAACCCGTACGTCTCCTCGCACGCGCCGTCCGCCTCCGCCGACAAGGACTCGTTGAGGAGCTTGAGAGCTAGGTGGGGTGCTGTCGAGTTGTGGGGCCCCACGTGGACCCCATCGGAGATAACTGCTACATCGTGTGGTGAGGATTGATTGCCGAAGAAGAAGCGGCCGTGGGCTAGGCCGCAGAGGAATATtagaaagatgaagaagaagaagaagggacgGGGGAGTGCGTTAACGCGGTTAGGCATGGCTTAATTTTCAGGTCAGCATTACTTTGAattcttttgtgttttaaattttgggtCCAGTTTTGGTTGTGATAAAGTGGACGTTGTAGGCCACATATTTTTGATTCTCCATCGCTGTCTACCAAACCCCTCGGCCAACCAAGCGGACAAAAAAGCAAGCAATGTAAATTTTGGGTCCACACGATTTGAGAAAATTACATTGTCATTGGCGAGAATCCCTTCCCTTTCACGCTTGAACTTCAATCTAATCCAAAGGAAATCGGACTTTCAATGGACCACCAAACGGGTTGGATTAAGTTTAGTAGAGTCCGTAAAAGACTTATAGCTCAAATAGTTAAGAACACTTACCTTGCATCTGAGATTCGGTGTTCGAATC belongs to Prunus persica cultivar Lovell chromosome G4, Prunus_persica_NCBIv2, whole genome shotgun sequence and includes:
- the LOC18778623 gene encoding uncharacterized protein LOC18778623 is translated as MAQEDQTQKCSNTSSGASLGFASITRSSSKKTKQKKVPQRGLGVAQLEKIRLEDQQKKAAAAVILSTPSSLSSPTKSTSSSCPSVPIRHFYHSNHNQPPSSIPFPSLPSLDLPSPNSIFRPPLIPTQNIDVIRKPISTVPLGNNNNNNGGHGFEIQGHGNNNVPNLWNPCDFNLDQKESSNSGIDPGLAFRSTLNLPFESNNPIWPLTNVPQRTQPYHQQPPPPPPSMVNVSSATSSSSVLNFQIEPPSNQSYYSNYTPMWPDEEKMVGMKRPYPFSLDNPPGPSINFKFPTFVAPMRADEASSCGNRYTFNLEPSGNPIFREAPSCSTSISESNSRNSIKENGSVNGDFLTLAPPTTSSRTCPSPKLNLPSTYLAFHNREVPEFESFSYQGNAEDTNFQPGPSFSHPQQAFYSFFPPAKAQIGRAATTINNNCNGELGESVDLNLKL
- the LOC18778416 gene encoding uncharacterized protein LOC18778416, which encodes MPNRVNALPRPFFFFFIFLIFLCGLAHGRFFFGNQSSPHDVAVISDGVHVGPHNSTAPHLALKLLNESLSAEADGACEETYGFLPCTRSVLGNLFLILVYGYLMYLAATYLSNGSELLLEILGPGVVGGLFLPILGSLPDAILILVSGLSGSTETAQSQVSVGMGLLAGSTVLILTLIWGSCVVVGKCDIQNSVAIDNKDTKGFSLTGSGVSTDIWTSYAARIMVISVIPFIIVQLPQLLNSNLGKDIAVLVSLIVSVALFLSYCLYQVFQPWIQRRRIAFAKHKHVISGILQHLKTRALGSLLKGDGEPNEEIIKKLFHAMDQDGDGSISASELRAMIVGIRFDEIQLDRDDAVDKVMKEFDTSCDSRIDLQEFLTGISKWIHEAKRSGDDSSNNDPHTMKFLFDFHSRTKQEHDLLGAGGQSDEIIEGVESPKWTTFKAGLMLLVGTLIAAAFADPLIDVVDNFSSATSIPTFFISFVALPLATSCEAVSAIMFASRKKIRTASLTFSQLYGSATMNNVLCLSVFLALVYFRGLEWDFSAEVLVILIVCIVMGVFSSFRTVFPLWTSSIAFLLYPFSVALIYVLDYVYGWS